The following proteins come from a genomic window of Panthera leo isolate Ple1 chromosome E2, P.leo_Ple1_pat1.1, whole genome shotgun sequence:
- the LOC122208895 gene encoding optic atrophy 3 protein homolog, whose translation MSVTAGAHSLAPAAASPLLRRGRRGVEGRGLRRLRGQRSFTPLPPAVYHWAEMRAKMRLMGFRAEAVKPLNEDAAAELGAELLGEATVFLVAGGCLVLEYWRHQAHQRRKRSERQTAWEAMRDEVGHLALALEALQEQVRAAPAQSALEELQAQMREVRAQLGARDPPSAPRATPEE comes from the exons ATGAGCGTCACTGCAG GCGCCCACTCCCTGGCGCCGGCGGCCGCGTCCCCATTGCTCCGGCGGGGACGCCGAGGCGTcgaggggcggggcctgcggcGGCTCCGCGGCCAAAGATCCTTCACCCCTCTTCCCCCCGCAGTGTACCACTGGGCGGAGATGCGGGCCAAGATGCGCCTCATGGGCTTCAGGGCGGAAGCCGTCAAGCCGCTCAATGAGGACGCGGCCGCCGAGCTGGGCGCCGAGCTGCTGGGAGAGGCCACCGTCTTCCTCGTGGCCGGCGGCTGCCTGGTGCTGGAGTACTGGCGCCACCAGGCGCACCAGCGGCGCAAGAGGAGCGAGCGGCAGACCGCCTGGGAGGCGATGCGGGACGAGGTGGGCCACCTGGCGCTGGCGCTGGAGGCCCTGCAGGAGCAGGTGCGCGCGGCGCCTGCGCAGAGCGCGCTGGAGGAGCTGCAGGCGCAGATGCGAGAGGTGCGCGCCCAGCTCGGCGCCCGGGACCCGCCGTCCGCCCCCCGAGCGACGCCCGAGGAATAG